One genomic window of Salvelinus alpinus chromosome 9, SLU_Salpinus.1, whole genome shotgun sequence includes the following:
- the fem1b gene encoding protein fem-1 homolog B: protein MDSLAGYVYKAAAEGRVLTLAALLLNHSEAETRYLLSYVTHLAGQRSTPLIIASRNGHDKVVRLLLDHYRVDTEQTGTVRFDGYVIDGATALWCSAGAGHFEVVRQLVCHQANVNHTTVTNSTPLRAACFDGRLDIVKYLVEHQANIGIANKYDNTCLMIAAYKGHTDVVGFLLEHGADPNAKAHCGATALHFAAEAGHLDIVKELVRCQAAMVVNGHGMTPLKVAAESCKADVVELLLLHAECDPHSRIEALELLGASFANDRENYDILKTYHYLYLAMLERHRDLGALIAKELLPPIEAYGGRGECRTPQELEAIRADRNALHMEGLMVRERILGSDNIDVSHPIIYRGAVYADNMEFDQCIKLWLHALLLRQKGNRNTHKDLLRFAQVFSQMVHLKEPVGAEPVKQVLHCSVLEIQRSMARVEAAPEAELHTAMDNYESNVFTFLYLVCISTKTVCGEEERARINKQIYNLIQLDPRSREGSSLLHLAISSSTPVDDFHTNDVCTFPNAQVTKLLLDCGAQVNAVDHEGNSPLHIIVQYNRPISDFLTLHAIIISLVEAGAHTDMTNKQKKTPLDKSTTGVSEILLKTQMKMSLKCLASRAVRQHQITYRNQIPKTLEEFVEFH, encoded by the exons ATGGACTCGCTTGCCGGGTACGTATACAAAGCGGCTGCTGAGGGCCGAGTCCTGACGTTGGCCGCCCTGCTCCTCAACCACTCCGAGGCCGAGACACGATATTTACTGAGTTACGTGACCCACCTCGCTGGCCAACGGTCAACTCCTCTCATCATTGCATCTCGAAACGGACACGACAAAGTTGTGAGGCTGCTGCTGGATCACTACAGGGTGGATACTGAACAGACTGGCACAGTCAGATTTGACGG GTATGTCATTGATGGGGCCACCGCCTTGTGGTGTTCGGCTGGCGCAGGACACTTTGAGGTGGTCCGCCAGTTGGTGTGCCACCAGGCGAATGTCAACCACACCACTGTCACCAACTCCACCCCCCTGAGAGCGGCCTGCTTTGACGGTCGCCTGGACATTGTGAAATACCTGGTGGAACACCAGGCCAACATCGGCATCGCCAACAAGTATGACAACACCTGTCTGATGATCGCCGCCTACAAGGGCCACACGGACGTGGTGGGCTTTCTGCTGGAGCATGGCGCTGACCCCAATGCCAAGGCCCACTGCGGGGCCACCGCCCTGCACTTTGCTGCTGAGGCAGGCCACCTGGACATTGTGAAGGAGCTGGTGCGTTGccaggcagccatggtggtgaacGGCCATGGCATGACGCCGCTCAAAGTGGCGGCGGAGAGCTGCAAGGCGGACGTGGTGGAGCTGCTGCTGTTGCACGCCGAGTGTGACCCACACAGCCGCATCGAGGCTCTGGAGCTGCTGGGTGCCTCGTTCGCCAACGACCGGGAGAACTATGACATCCTCAAGActtaccactacctctacctggCCATGCTGGAGCGCCACCGCGATCTCGGCGCGCTCATCGCCAAGGAGCTGCTGCCACCCATCGAGGCCTATGGCGGTAGGGGCGAGTGCCGCACCCCGCAGGAGCTGGAGGCCATCCGGGCGGATCGCAATGCGCTGCACATGGAGGGCCTGATGGTGCGCGAGCGCATCCTGGGCTCGGACAACATCGACGTGTCACACCCCATCATCTACCGGGGTGCCGTGTATGCCGACAACATGGAGTTCGATCAGTGCATCAAGCTGTGGCTGCACGCGCTGCTCCTGCGCCAGAAGGGCAACCGCAACACTCACAAGGACCTGCTGCGCTTTGCCCAGGTTTTCTCCCAGATGGTGCACCTGAAGGAGCCGGTGGGGGCGGAGCCAGTGAAGCAGGTGCTGCACTGCAGCGTGCTGGAGATCCAGAGGAGCATGGCCAGGGTGGAAGCAGCGCCTGAGGCCGAGCTTCACACGGCCATGGACAACTACGAATCTAACGTGTTCACCTTCCTTTACCTGGTGTGCATCAGCACCAAGACAGTGTGTGGTGAGGAGGAGCGCGCCCGCATCAACAAGCAGATCTACAACCTGATCCAGCTGGACCCGCGCTCGCGGGAGGGCTCGTCCCTCTTGCACCTGGCCATCAGCTCCAGCACTCCAGTGGATGACTTCCACACCAACGATGTGTGCACCTTTCCCAACGCGCAGGTAACCAAGCTGCTGCTGGACTGCGGCGCGCAAGTGAACGCGGTGGACCACGAGGGCAACAGTCCGTTGCACATCATTGTGCAGTACAACCGGCCCATCAGCGACTTCCTGACGCTGCACGCCATCATCATCAGCCTGGTGGAAGCGGGCGCCCACACTGACATGACCAACAAGCAAAAGAAGACGCCACTGGACAAGAGCACCACGGGAGTGTCGGAGATCCTGCTCAAGACCCAGATGAAGATGAGCCTCAAGTGCCTGGCGTCGCGGGCCGTGCGCCAGCACCAAATCACATACCGCAACCAGATCCCTAAGACTCTGGAGGAGTTTGTGGAGTTCCACTGA